TGCATCGAGAAGGTTGTAGGTCCCAATGTCGTCACTGGCGGTCATGGTTGCGATCAGGGTAGGAGTGGCGTCTGAAGAGAAGAAGTACAGTTTCGGAACTGCAGTTCCATCATTCTCAACTCTGACAATCTCATACACGAATGCTGAGCCATGGGTCGCGGCATCGACGATTCTGCCGCCGTCAGCTACGGAAACATCCTTAGATTTGGACTCGTCGCCCACAGTAACGTTGATGGTGTAGATACCTTCTGCCGTGTATGTGTGGGTCACGTCCTGAGTTGTATCAAGCGAGTCAATAGTGACCTCCGGGGTGTCGTCGCCGAAGTAGATAGTTGCAATCGCACCCTCGTAGGCCTGGCCGGATGCAGTGATGGTAAGGGTATACTCATCGCCCGCAATTATGCTGCCATCGCCGGAAAGGAAAAATCCAGATACAGGTGCGCCAGTCTTTACTGTGAAGTTGTACCCCAGATCAAGGTTCTGATACAGACCAGACGGTGTGTCAGTCGCGATGGTAACCTGACCTCCATTTTCGGTCTCTAATTCGTCACCTGCTGAAGTGGTGAAGACAATACCATCATCTAATGGGGCGACAGCACTATCTACTACATCCACAAGGGCAAATGTACCTACGACAACTTCTGAGCCAGGTGCAGATACATTAACGTTGATCTGCGGAACTACTGGCCCAGGTGCAGCATTTACAGTAAGGGTTGCGGTTGCTGTATCTCCGGAGTCACCATCATTGGTTGCAGTAAAAGTAACCTCACCAACAGTGTCTCTAGTGTAACCCGTAATCGTGATTGATTTCTCTATCTCACCGATTTCAAAAGTGATATCGTCGTACGTTTCTGAATCACTATCAGTGATCTCGTATATCATAGCACTTTCAGCCGCGGCATCCAGTGTCAGGGTGACCTCAATATCCCCGGCGACATTCACGGTCACCTCAGGTGGGTCTAATTCCAGCGTATCTGCTCCTACTGCAGATGCTGCTCCGACAAAGAGCATTGCTGCAAGCAGAACGACGAGAATTGCCATAATTTTCGTGTTTTTCAAGTTTAATTCCTCCTAAGTTAGGATTTAATTTTCTGCATGTGATACATGCAATACGTGACATTCGACAGATGCCGAATAATCATTCTGCAAGGGTTATACTCCGATCAACGGAATATGCTTTGATATTTGTATATTGAGTATAATAGGCTTTGTGGTCAAATGTGATTAAATCCTACCAATACAGAGCTTGTCGAACATCGATCCGGAATAAAATCTGATCAGCGCAAGAAAACAATACCGGCCATACCATAATATCGCATACCTTTCCACATCAAATCTCATTCGACAAACAACGGGTGCTGATGAAGAATGACTGTATGCCATTTGCCCTACCATCACCTATATTATAATAGTGCAAACTACAACTACATTTTCCCTGAGGGTACTGATGACGCAGATGTTGGTAACAACATGTCAAATTTTTCTCTTCTTTTCGTACGTATTATCGTACAGAAAGAAGAAAAAAGGCTAATTTTATTTTTTGTAAATGAGAGTTTAGCAAGGTGACCCCACAAAAGAATTGGTTTTTTTTGAAAGAGTAAGCGAACAAACAACTCAATCGTCCACGTACTTTTCAGAAAAAAAACTAAATTTATTTCAGTACCCTAAACCCTGACAAAGACCCACCCGACAGACAACTAAACCTAATTTATGACCAATACTTACATAAATCTGCGGGGAATACAATATGGTAGCTGATGAATCATCATCGGTCGAAGTGGCGGCATACCTCACATTTATTCTATACCTCTCGCCCAAATCACCGGGTGAGATAACATGATAGAACTCCCCACGTCGCCCCCGACATTATGAAATGGGAAGTATGCACCCGGACATTGAAAAAAATGTCCGGTGAACTGCCATCTTCACAAACAACAGCTCTTTTCAAAAAAATTATTGGAAAAAATTATCGCCGTGCCAAAGCACAGCCGCCGCATGCCCGACAAACTTCCTCGCTCGGTGTAAACGCAGATCCTTTCTGACAGAACGGCGGAATATCTGCCGCATCACGTTTGAAATAAATGTGCGGCACCAGAGAAATATGTGTGTACGACCCAACCAGAACCCCCACCTCTCCCGCAATAAACTCCTGAAGCTTTGCCAGAGCAAACATATTCGCACCCGCAGCAGACAACATATCATTACTCCGGAACACCACCTTCATATCAAGCCGGCCGTTTCGCACAACGCACTGAATCAGCTGAAGACACGGGCAGTCACCAAGCTTCCCGTCAACCGGCGGACACCACGTAACTCCAACAGCACGACGCGACTCAGGGCTCTCCTTCAGCTTCTCAATAATATATTTGATCTGATCAGTGTGAATCTCCCCCGACTCATCAGAAAGTCCGCATCCCCAGTCAAACAACCGCCCGTGATAATCGTACTCAAACACAGCGTCTGACCCGAACAAAAGATTGTGTGCATACGATTCAAGAAACGCCTCGCGGAACCGCGAGCACGTTGACGCCATCGGTGAATCGAGCGGTGTTTCGACTCTCAGACACACCTCATCCGTCTCAATCGTATCCTCCCCGTTCTCAGTTCGCAGAAAATATCCTTCCTGCAAAATATACCGGACAACTAACTCATGAGCACGCCCCAGACTCGGCGCACGAATAACCTTCATAGCATAACATTGTGCTTTGAACAATATTATAATAACACTTAATAAAAACGAGTAGCCCGTAGCAGATTCGAACTGCTGTCGGAGGATCCAGAGTCCCCCATGATTGACCACTACACTAACGGGCTATGTTGCCTTACTAAATACGCATTAACCCTTAATTAACATAACGATTTTCAATCGAACACTACTCAGCCTGATGTCACACCCAACCCCCTCGAAATCGAGGGGATAAAAAAGATCAAAACGACGCCAGAAGCGCCGCAATAATCCCTGTCAGAAAAATCCCGTCAAACGTACCAGCACCACCGATCGAAAGCATCCCTGCCCCCTCATCATAAACCTCCCGAAGGTGCAGCAGATCAGCACCGACCAATGTCCCAAACGTTCCCGCAACAAATCCCATAATTGCCGCAGGCAGTCCAAACCCGCCGCAAAGGATCAGTGAAACCGCGACCGTCACCAGCGGCGGAACAAAAAACGGCGTTGCAATACCAATCCCCCGCACAGGTCGTGCCGCCAGATACACCACCACCGTCACAACACCAACCGCCGCAAGAAGCCGGACCAAAAACCAGGCATCAGTCTGCACAAAACCAAACACCACCATGCCAACAAGATACACAGAAATCAGAACCGGCACCACAGCCCCACCCACATTCACCGAAATATCCATGCCACGCTGTTCCTCAACCGGCCAGCGATCAGTCCGGTACATCGTATCATACATTGATGGCGCATACTGCCCGCTGGGTTTTCGTGCCCGCTCCTCCTTCGGCTGCATCGTATACAACGGAATATTCACAAAACTTCCTACAACG
This genomic stretch from Methanorbis furvi harbors:
- a CDS encoding DUF1614 domain-containing protein: MSRFVFSPLSVWLLLGLILLIVVGLPLLFLGIIGAALSHLGFSFWVIVGLLILIVVGSFVNIPLYTMQPKEERARKPSGQYAPSMYDTMYRTDRWPVEEQRGMDISVNVGGAVVPVLISVYLVGMVVFGFVQTDAWFLVRLLAAVGVVTVVVYLAARPVRGIGIATPFFVPPLVTVAVSLILCGGFGLPAAIMGFVAGTFGTLVGADLLHLREVYDEGAGMLSIGGAGTFDGIFLTGIIAALLASF
- a CDS encoding PKD domain-containing protein, whose amino-acid sequence is MKNTKIMAILVVLLAAMLFVGAASAVGADTLELDPPEVTVNVAGDIEVTLTLDAAAESAMIYEITDSDSETYDDITFEIGEIEKSITITGYTRDTVGEVTFTATNDGDSGDTATATLTVNAAPGPVVPQINVNVSAPGSEVVVGTFALVDVVDSAVAPLDDGIVFTTSAGDELETENGGQVTIATDTPSGLYQNLDLGYNFTVKTGAPVSGFFLSGDGSIIAGDEYTLTITASGQAYEGAIATIYFGDDTPEVTIDSLDTTQDVTHTYTAEGIYTINVTVGDESKSKDVSVADGGRIVDAATHGSAFVYEIVRVENDGTAVPKLYFFSSDATPTLIATMTASDDIGTYNLLDA
- a CDS encoding thymidylate synthase, with protein sequence MKVIRAPSLGRAHELVVRYILQEGYFLRTENGEDTIETDEVCLRVETPLDSPMASTCSRFREAFLESYAHNLLFGSDAVFEYDYHGRLFDWGCGLSDESGEIHTDQIKYIIEKLKESPESRRAVGVTWCPPVDGKLGDCPCLQLIQCVVRNGRLDMKVVFRSNDMLSAAGANMFALAKLQEFIAGEVGVLVGSYTHISLVPHIYFKRDAADIPPFCQKGSAFTPSEEVCRACGGCALARR